The window GCGAAAACGGATCGGGATTTCATCGGGACAGAAACCGCCTTTGGGATGATGTACCGTGCGGAAGACATTGCTGTTGAAAACACGGCTTTGATCCATGCCGACGCTGGCAAATACGAGACCGGCATCAAACAAGCCCTCGATACTTTTTTGGGGTATCATGTCAACAAGTTTAGCACCAAGGTGAAATAAGGGGACGACTAACCTTCGGAAGTTCCTATATGACTCCTTCGTGTAGCTGCACACAGGTACACGAAGGAGTCATGTGCATTGTAGAACGTACGCAAAACAACACTCGTGAACTGGCTTTCAAAAGCCAGCACAATTCGAGTTTTGCTCATGGCCTGTGCACATCGCCCTCTGTCCCTGACCTGATTTTGAACGCAGAGTAACGCTTCATCGAGCTGCTAGCCCGGGAGGTACAGCAGAACCAAGCGCAAGCGACCCGTGAGGAGCAGGGCTTGATTGCAGGGGAGCCCGTCCGCCGCGGCCGTATTAGGGGCCTTGGCCTGGAAATTCCTTTCGGGCCAAGGCCGACTTCATCAGAGCAAAAGACCGTGATGCAACAGCCCCGAGCCTATGTTAGGCTGGATATCAGGCGGGCAGATGATCAAGTGATTTGGCTCCTCTTAACAGGGGTTGAATCAGTAGCGAGTGACGTGAGTCAGCAGCTTGTCAGTTGCTCCATTTTCTGGAGGTCGTTTGCTTCTCGGAAGGAAAATCTTCTGGAACCTCTTGGGTGACCATGCCGGTGGCCGCCCATTCCGCTCCTCTTTGCAGCGTTGTGATAAATCCTACACATTCCATGGAGTAATCAAAGTGTCCCAGTGCCGTATGAAACACACGCCCTTGTCCGTAATTGATCGCCATCAATAAAGGAACATGTTGCCCCATTCCTTTTACAGAAGGGTTCCAGGGCGGCGCATTTTTTTCTACATCCGAAAAGGCGGTCGCTAAGATCGTGGCGTTCTGGAAGGGACCTCTCATGCGCTCGTACAATTCATCTTTGGTGTGAAGCCATGCGGTAGGCAATCCCGCCATAATGGGATGCTCTGGAGCACGGGTCGTCAGAAGAAAATCGTACTCCGCGCCATGCGATCCACAGGGACCGGCCGAAGGATCTACTGTAAGCTCGCCCGCCTCCGTATAATAGGCGTAAGGCCCCGTCGTGCTATCACGCCCTCCCCAGGCCCCCAGGCCAATCATGTTGTTGTAGGCTGGCCAATCGCCCCACGCATTGTTGGCCGCGTGTACGATAACCAGTCCCCCGCCGTCCTGCATATATTTTTCAAAGCTTCTTTGGGTTGCTGCGGGCCAGGGTGCAGCCTCGGCCCCGAGATTGGAAACAATCAGGTCGTACTGATTGAAGTCCACAGAGAATTGCGAGGTTTTAATGGGATCGTGCGATACGTGATAAGATCCTGAATCCAAGGGATAAGTTTCTATAAAATAGGTATAGGGCTCGGGACGGGATTGATTGTATTTGATGCCCAGCCATACAGAATCCATCCGGTAGATGTCTACCTCAAAAAGCCCTGTTTGTTCCAGATAATCCCGCATCATCATCGTGGTTTTGGGCCAGACGTAGTGGTTGTTCTGGCCGTCAATAAGTAAGGCCTTTCGTTTGGCAGGCGAATCTTGTTTCTGATCGGGCTGACTACAGGCAGTCAACAAAATTACGATTGCACTAATCCAGTAGCGTT is drawn from Catalinimonas alkaloidigena and contains these coding sequences:
- a CDS encoding ThuA domain-containing protein; translated protein: MLKRYWISAIVILLTACSQPDQKQDSPAKRKALLIDGQNNHYVWPKTTMMMRDYLEQTGLFEVDIYRMDSVWLGIKYNQSRPEPYTYFIETYPLDSGSYHVSHDPIKTSQFSVDFNQYDLIVSNLGAEAAPWPAATQRSFEKYMQDGGGLVIVHAANNAWGDWPAYNNMIGLGAWGGRDSTTGPYAYYTEAGELTVDPSAGPCGSHGAEYDFLLTTRAPEHPIMAGLPTAWLHTKDELYERMRGPFQNATILATAFSDVEKNAPPWNPSVKGMGQHVPLLMAINYGQGRVFHTALGHFDYSMECVGFITTLQRGAEWAATGMVTQEVPEDFPSEKQTTSRKWSN